A segment of the Myxococcaceae bacterium JPH2 genome:
AGCGGCGCCTCAGCCCGCGTATGAAGACCCTCAAGCAGTTGATGGAGGAGGCCACGCGCATGCGCGGCTCGGCGTCCAAGCAGAACGAGGCTCCGCCACAGGCGCAGGCCCAGGCGCCGCAGAAGCCCGCCGCGCCAGCCCCGGCCACCGCGCCGGAGAAGATCAAGCTCACCTAGCGCCAGCGAGCCGTTGAACGACCACGACGTTCTTTCGCCCCGTGGGAGCCCAGCGCCCCACGCGAGGCGTCCAGTGAGGAGGCAGTCGGGATGGCACACGAGGCAACGGGCCGGATTCTCGCGGAGCGGCTCGCCGCGCTATCACCCGAAAGACGCGCGTTGTTGGAGCTGGCGCTGAAGTCTCGCGGGACGGCGACGTCCGGCGAGGCACCCAGCGCTCGGGGCCGCGCACTCACCCTGGATGCGTTCTTCCGCGCCCAGGCGGAGCAGGGCGGGGGCACGGTGGGCGCGTTCCCAACGCTCGCCCTGCTCGGGGAAGTCATCCCCGCGTTCTCCTGGCTGGACGCGGCGCGCGGGGCGGCCTCCGGCGCGCAGGCCGTGCTCCTCGCCGAGGCGCACCGGGAGCTGCGCGGCGCGCTCTTCCGGAACGTGGACCTCACGCGCTGCGAGCGCATCCTGGGCTTCGGAGCGGGGCAGGGGCAGGAACTCGTGGCGCTCGCGCGCCGCACGGCGACGCACCACCTCGTCGGGCAGGCCTCCTCCGCCGCCGAGGTGGAGTCCACGCGCCAGCTCGTGCGCAGCCACGGCCTCGAAGACCGTGTCGCCACCACCACCGAAGCACTCGGGGGGGAGGCCGCCGGTGAGCCGTTCGATCTGGCCTTCGGGCTGGAGGCGCTGCGCCAGACGGAGGATCGCTCGGCGCTCTTCTCTGCCCTCGGCAAGCGCGTGAAGGAAGGGGGCCAGCTGGTCCTGGGTGACCTCTTCCTTCGCACCCGCCTGTCGCTCCCTCACGTCGAGCGACTGGGCCTGCCGCTCCTGGACGAGCTGTGCGCGGACCTCTCCGCCCATGGCTTCCTCATCGAGGACTGCGTGGACGCGGCGCGCGAGGCCGCGAACTACCTCCACGCGCCGGGCCTGGAGGCGCAGCTCCAGCGGCTGGGTTGGGCGGCGGATGATGTCCGGACCGAGGTCGCGCGGGCCCACGAGGCGCTCGCGGGATTGCTCGCGGGAGACGCCGTCTCGTACCTGCTGTTGACCGCGCGCAAGCAGTCCAAGCTGGAGGCGTCCCAGCTCGAAGCCCAGAACCGCGAGCGGCTCATGCGTGCCCCGCGCTACGCGGAGCTGCCGCACACGTGGCTGTACGCGCCGCGCTGGCGGCCCGCTCCGGAGCGCGCGAGCGAACCCGAGACGGAGGCCGCGCCCAAGCCTGTTCACTGTCTGCTCTTCGCGGACCGGGGGGGCGTGGCGGAGGCGCTGGCGCGGCACATCGAGGCGGCTGGCGGACGGTGCACGCTCGTGCGCGCCGGTACCTCATTCCGCTCGGTCGGCGCGGGCGGATACGAAGTCGCCCCGCGCGCGCCCGAGTCCTTCCATCAGCTCATGGCTTCGCTCACCGCCGCCGGCCTCACGCCGTCGCATGCGGTGTACCTGTGGAACCTGGACGCCCCTCGGCCCGAAGCGCTGTCGGTCCTCGAGCTTCAGGACGAGGCGCTCGATGGTTGCGGCGCGGTGCTGTACCTCACCCAGGCGCTGCTCAAGAGCGGCTCCGCGTCGCCCTCGCTCTGGGTCGTCACCCGCGGGGCGCAGCGCCTGGAGGAGCGGGGCGAGCTGCCCGGACTGGTGGGCGCTCCGCTGTGGGGCCTGGGCAAGGCCATCGCGTATGAGCACCCCGAGCTGGATTGCCGTCGCGTGGACCTCGACCCCAGTCGGGATGTCGAGTCCGCCGCGCTCGGGCTCTGGACGGAGCTGCGCGGTGGAGCGCGCGAGGACCAGGTCCTGTTCCGCGAGGGAGGCCGGCACGTGCTGCGGCTCGTTCGCCATCGCCAGTGGGATTGGGAGGGAGTGGGGCGCTGGTCGTTCCGCGCGGACGCCACGTATCTCGTGACGGGCGGACTCGGAGGACTCGGGCTGATGGTGGCCCGCTGGATGGTGGAGCACGGCGCGCGCCACCTCGTGCTGCTCGGGCGCAAGCGCGCCAGCGACGTGTCCACCCAGGAGGTGGGCGAGATGCGCGCCCGAGGCGCGACCATCGTCTCGCTCGCGGGCGTCTCGGTGGACTCGGACCTCGACTTCGTGATGACGGGCATCTCCAAGCGCATGCCTCCCTTGCGCGGCGTCATCCACGCGGCGACGGAGGTCGATGACGGCATCCTCGTGCACCAGACGCGTGAGCGCATGGGGCGCGTGTTCGCGGCGCAGGTCGCGGGCGCGTGGAACCTCCACCGCTGGCTGGCGGGCAGGCCGCTCGATTTCTTCCTCTCGCTGTCGTCCTCGACGTCGCTGCTCGGGGGCTCGGGGCAGACGAACCACCTGGCGGCCACGGCCTTCCTGGATGGCTTCGCCGAGTACCGCCGCTCGCTGGGACAACACGCCCAAAGCTCCAGTTGGAGCGCGTGGATGCAGCCAGGTGACGAAGCCCTCCAGGCCCTGGATGCGCGCATGCGCAAGAAGGGCGTGGGCATGCTGCCCGCCGAGCGCGCCTTCTCCGTGCTGGAGCAGGTCTTCGGGCCCGTGCCCGCGGTGGTGGGCGTCATGCCCATCCACTGGCCGACCTTCATCAGCGGACTCCCGGGCGATGCCCTGCCGCCGTTGTTCGAGGACTTCTGGGGCGGCTCGGACGCGGCTCGGAGTGACGCGAGCGGGCGTCGCGAGCTGCTGCGCCACGTGCGGAGCGGCTCGCGCGAGGAGGGCCGCGCGGCGGTGCTCGACTGGTTCCGCGCGAGGATCGCGCGAGTGCTGGAGCTGGGCGCCTCCCAGCTCCCCGAGCCCGAGCAGACGTTGCACGAGCTGGGCCTCGATTCGTTGATGGGCGTGGAGCTGAAGAAGCTGTTGCACAGCGAGCTTCGCGTCGAGTTCCCCCTTCAGGAGCTGCTGTCCGGCAAGAGCATCGGTGAGCTGTCGGACTCCCTCTACCTGGCGCTGCGCTGAATCCTTCAAAGGAGCTGGATGTGTCTGGTGATTCCATTCAAGTCCGATTCGTCGTCGCGCCGTTCCTCCCCGAGCATCAGCCCGCCCTCGGCGTCAGCACGATGCTCAGCCTCCTCCAGCAGAACGGCATCCGCGCGGATGTGCAGTATTTGAACGTGCAGTTCATGCGTCAGATTGGCTGGGAGCTGTATTACTACCTGTCCTACGCCACGCCTCCGGAGATCCTCGCCGGTGAGATGGCCTTCCTGCCCGCGTCGCCCGACCTCCTCCTGGGGGAGATGGTCTTCGCGCCGGCGCTCTGGGGCGAGGCGGCGTCGAACTGGGAGGAGTACGCGGACCGGCTCACGCCGCTCCTGGAGGTGAAGCAGCACACGGAGGGCGCCAGCTCGGGAGGTGGCGCGCGCCGCGAGCAAGCCCTGCACTGGGGCCGGGCCCGCGAACTCATCCGCGCGCTGCGCGAGGACAGCCCGCGCATCGTGAAGCAGTGGGCCCAGGAGATCCTCCGCGACAACCCCCGCGTCGTCGGCTTCACGTCCACCTTCCAGCAGAGCCTGGCCTCCCTGTCGCTGGCCAAGGAGCTGCGCCGGCTGCGGCCTCGTGAAGAGCTGACGCTCATCATGGGCGGCGCCAACTGCGAGGCGGACATGGGCAAGGCGCTCGCGGACAACTTCCCGTTCATGGACCACGTGGTGTCCGGCGAGGGAGAGGGCGTCATCCTGAGCCTCGTCCAGAACGTGCTGGAGAAGAGCGGAGGTCGCCCCCAGCCTCGCTACGTGGCGGCGCCGCAGATCGAGAACATGGACTCCCTGCCCATGCCCGACTTCGATCACTACTTCGCGGCCATCAAGGACATGCCCATGGCCAAGCGCGCCAACCTCACCGCCGAGTCATCGCGCGGCTGCTGGTGGGGCGCCAAGGCGCACTGCACGTTCTGCGGGCTCAACGGCTCCGGCATGGCCTATCGCAGCAAGGACCCGGGCCGCTTCGTCCAGGAGATGCGCACGTTGTCTCGGAAGTATGGCTTCAACTTCTTCATGATGGCCGACAACATCCTCGACCTGAAATACATCAAGTCGGTGTTCCCCGCGCTCA
Coding sequences within it:
- a CDS encoding KR domain-containing protein is translated as MAHEATGRILAERLAALSPERRALLELALKSRGTATSGEAPSARGRALTLDAFFRAQAEQGGGTVGAFPTLALLGEVIPAFSWLDAARGAASGAQAVLLAEAHRELRGALFRNVDLTRCERILGFGAGQGQELVALARRTATHHLVGQASSAAEVESTRQLVRSHGLEDRVATTTEALGGEAAGEPFDLAFGLEALRQTEDRSALFSALGKRVKEGGQLVLGDLFLRTRLSLPHVERLGLPLLDELCADLSAHGFLIEDCVDAAREAANYLHAPGLEAQLQRLGWAADDVRTEVARAHEALAGLLAGDAVSYLLLTARKQSKLEASQLEAQNRERLMRAPRYAELPHTWLYAPRWRPAPERASEPETEAAPKPVHCLLFADRGGVAEALARHIEAAGGRCTLVRAGTSFRSVGAGGYEVAPRAPESFHQLMASLTAAGLTPSHAVYLWNLDAPRPEALSVLELQDEALDGCGAVLYLTQALLKSGSASPSLWVVTRGAQRLEERGELPGLVGAPLWGLGKAIAYEHPELDCRRVDLDPSRDVESAALGLWTELRGGAREDQVLFREGGRHVLRLVRHRQWDWEGVGRWSFRADATYLVTGGLGGLGLMVARWMVEHGARHLVLLGRKRASDVSTQEVGEMRARGATIVSLAGVSVDSDLDFVMTGISKRMPPLRGVIHAATEVDDGILVHQTRERMGRVFAAQVAGAWNLHRWLAGRPLDFFLSLSSSTSLLGGSGQTNHLAATAFLDGFAEYRRSLGQHAQSSSWSAWMQPGDEALQALDARMRKKGVGMLPAERAFSVLEQVFGPVPAVVGVMPIHWPTFISGLPGDALPPLFEDFWGGSDAARSDASGRRELLRHVRSGSREEGRAAVLDWFRARIARVLELGASQLPEPEQTLHELGLDSLMGVELKKLLHSELRVEFPLQELLSGKSIGELSDSLYLALR
- a CDS encoding RiPP maturation radical SAM C-methyltransferase, giving the protein MSGDSIQVRFVVAPFLPEHQPALGVSTMLSLLQQNGIRADVQYLNVQFMRQIGWELYYYLSYATPPEILAGEMAFLPASPDLLLGEMVFAPALWGEAASNWEEYADRLTPLLEVKQHTEGASSGGGARREQALHWGRARELIRALREDSPRIVKQWAQEILRDNPRVVGFTSTFQQSLASLSLAKELRRLRPREELTLIMGGANCEADMGKALADNFPFMDHVVSGEGEGVILSLVQNVLEKSGGRPQPRYVAAPQIENMDSLPMPDFDHYFAAIKDMPMAKRANLTAESSRGCWWGAKAHCTFCGLNGSGMAYRSKDPGRFVQEMRTLSRKYGFNFFMMADNILDLKYIKSVFPALITQGDELTMFYETKSNLRKDQLELMVAGGVTELQPGIESLSTAVLELMDKGTTRLQNIQLIKWCEEFAINVNWNILFGFPGELPSEYAAMAELMPSLFHLPPPGGAGKIRLDRFAPYWKTPEKYKLKNVRQKWSYDYVYAQLPPEERRRIAYYFDYDHEDDRDPTVYLQDTLKRTEQWRDGYSRGVTLELKKDGDKTFILDSREGASRETPLTADGLRLLKFMDSIQSSRAALAHVNEGREGGPLSEADFDALLASFVERNWIICEGARYLSIVLDRGERQRIIDLKIAAQLGTIDWKSMGARPAVSPGPALAAAGH